The DNA segment GCGCGCCGCGGTCGACCGCGTGCTCGACGAGGCCGGTGGCGTCGTCACCCGGGTGGGTGACGAGACGATCGGCGAGATGTGGTCGCTGTACGACGGCCAGGACGTGCTCAACGAGGTCGACCCGCGGTTCTCGGAGAACATCCGCAGGCACATCGCCGACGCCGTGACGGGCGACCCGTTCCACGTCTCGGCCAACACCGACCCCAAGGGCGACAGGTCGAAGCGTCCGCAGGACCAGGACCCCGACATGCTGCTGCACGTCGTGCGCGAGACCGACAACGGCATCGTGGTGCGCGGGGCGAAGTACGAGACCGCGGCCGCGTACGCCAACCAGGCGTTCGCGAAGCCGACGATCGCGAACTGGGGCGACGACGAGCTCTCCGACTACGCCGTCGGGTTCGTCCTCGACATGAGCGCTCCCGGCCTGAAGTACATCTGCCGTACGGGCTTCGCCGAGCGCGCGCCGGCGGCGGACTACCCGCTGTCGAACCGGGTCGACGAGGTCGACTCGCTGGTCGTCTTCGACGACGTCGAGATCCCCTGGGACGACGTGCTGTTCTACCGGCACACCAAGGCGGCGACGTTCATCAGGGCGACGCTGCACCGCTACTCGGCGCTCGCGTTCGTGCAGCGCAACCTGCGGCTGGCCGACCTGATGATCGGCGCCGCGCTGTGGAACGTGAAGCAGACCGGGCTCGAACGGCAGCCCGCGGTGCAGGAGAAGCTCTCCGCGCTCGCCTGCTACCGCGAGGGCATCAACGCGCACCTGACCGCGGCGGTCGCGCTGGCGGAGGAGAGCCCCGGCGGGTTGCTGATGCCGAACCAGTCGCTGCTCTACACCGGACGCGTGCTCGCCTGCAGCGAGCTCCCCGCGATGATGCACCTGGCGCGGGAGCTGTGCGGCGGCCAGATCTGCATCACCCCGGACGCGGCGAGCTTCGCCGAGCCGGAGATCTCGAAGTGGCTCGACAAGTACTACTCGATCAACGACGACTGGGTGGCCGAGGACCGGCGCAAGCTGCTGGCGTTCGCGCGCGACCTGCTCAACTCCGACTACGCCGGGCACCGCCTCACGTTCCAGCTCTTCGCCCAGTCACCGCCGTTCGCGCACCTCGCGGCGGTCTACCGCAACTTCGACTTCGACGGGCCACTCGACCTGGTGCGCCACGCGGCCAACCTGTCCGACCGCGTCACCGGAGCCGCGCGATGACGACGCACACGCGGATCCGCCCGTTCAACACCCGCGACACGTACCCGGAGCAGGACCTCGACAACGACCTGTGCCAGGCCGTGGTCGCGGGCAACACCGTGTACCTGCGCGGCCAGATCGGGCAGGACCTCGACACGCACGAGTCGGTCGGCGTCGGTGACGTGGCGAAGCAGGCCGACCAGGCGATGGCCAACATCGACATGCTGCTGAAGGAGGCGGGCAGCAGGCTCGAGGACATCGTCAAGGTGACCGTCTACCTCGTCGACCCTCGCTTTCGCGAGCCCGTGTACCGCACGATGGGTCGATGGCTCGCCGGCGTGCATCCCGTCTCGACGGGCCTCACGGTGACCGCGCTCGCGCGTCCCGAGTGGCTCGTCGAGATCGACGCGATCGCGGTCATTCCCGACGAGAGGCGGGACACATGACGTTCGCGGTGCTTGCCGCCGACGGCGCGGGTGGCTTCGGGATGGCGGTGTCGTCGTCGAGTCCCGCGGTGGCGGCGCGGTGCGTGCACCTGCGCCCCGGCGTGGGCGGTGTGGCCTCGCAGAACGTCACCGACCCCAGGCTCGGGCCGCGGCTGCTCGACGCCCTCGCGACGGGACAGCCGGCCACGGAGGCGTTGAAGGCGCTCGTCGCCGAGGAGCCGGCCATCGCGCACCGCCAGCTGATGGCGGTGGACGCCACCGGTGGGGTAGCGGCGTTCTCCGGCGAGCGGACGCTCGGCCTGCACGCCACGGCCGAGGGGAACGGTGTCGTCGCGGCGGGCAACCTGCTGGCCGCCGACACGGTTCCCGCGGCCATGGTCGAGGCGTACGGGACGTCGCGGGGCGAGCTCGAGCAGCGGCTGCTCGCGGCGCTGCGGGCCGGCCTCGACGCCGGCGGCGAGGCGGGTCAGGTGCGGTCGGCCGGAGTCGTCGTCGTGGGCGAGGTGCCGTGGCCGGTGACCGACCTGCGGGTCGACTGGCACGACGACCCGGTCGCCGAGCTCGCACGGCTCTGGGAGGTCTGGGCGCCGCAGCGCGACGACTACGTCAGGCGGGCCGTCGCGCCGGACACGGCGCCGTCCTACGGGGTGCCGGGTGACGAGTGAGCGCGAGAAGCAGGCGGCGGCCGACGCCGTACGCCTGAACGCCGACTCGCTCGTCGCGCTGTCCGAACGCCTGCACGCCAATCCCGAGACCGCGTGGGAGGAGCAGCGGGCCAGCGGGTGGGTCGGCGACGCGCTCGCCGACCTCGGCTTCGAGGTGACGCCGCGCTACCTCGGTCTCGACACCGCACTGCACGCGCGCCTGGGCGACGGGCCCGTCCGCATCGGACTCGTCGCGGAGTACGACGCGTTGCCCGGTCTCGGACATGCCTGCGGCCACAACGTGATCGCCGCCTCCGCGGTCGGCGCCGCCGCGGCGCTCGCATCCGTCGCCGACGACGCGGGCCTGACGGTCGAGGTCGTCGGCACGCCCGCGGAGGAGGGCGGTGGCGGCAAGATCGAGCTGCTCGACCGCGGCGCGTTCGCGGGACTCGACGCCGCGCTGATGGTGCATCCCGCACCCGTCGACGTCGCGCGCGCCGAGCCGTTCGCCGTCTCCCACGTCGCCGTCGGCTACACCGGCAAGGGTGCGCACGCCGCCGCGTACCCGGAGCGGGGCGTCAACGCCGCGGACGCGTTCACCGTCGCGCAGGTCGCGATCGGCCTGCTGCGACAACAGCTGCCGCCGTCCGTTCGCGTACACGGCCTCGTCACGCGCGGCGGGGAGGCGCCGAACGCGATACCCGAGCGCACGACGGGCCGCTGGTACGTCCGCGCCGAGACACTCGACGAGCTCGCCGAGGTCGAGCCGCGGGTGCGCGCCTGCTTCGAGGGCGGGGCGGTCGCGACCGGCTGCCTGCTCGAGATCGACCCGGAGAGCAAGCCGTACGCGCAGTTCCGTACCGACG comes from the Streptosporangiales bacterium genome and includes:
- a CDS encoding DUF1028 domain-containing protein; amino-acid sequence: MTFAVLAADGAGGFGMAVSSSSPAVAARCVHLRPGVGGVASQNVTDPRLGPRLLDALATGQPATEALKALVAEEPAIAHRQLMAVDATGGVAAFSGERTLGLHATAEGNGVVAAGNLLAADTVPAAMVEAYGTSRGELEQRLLAALRAGLDAGGEAGQVRSAGVVVVGEVPWPVTDLRVDWHDDPVAELARLWEVWAPQRDDYVRRAVAPDTAPSYGVPGDE
- a CDS encoding RidA family protein, which codes for MTTHTRIRPFNTRDTYPEQDLDNDLCQAVVAGNTVYLRGQIGQDLDTHESVGVGDVAKQADQAMANIDMLLKEAGSRLEDIVKVTVYLVDPRFREPVYRTMGRWLAGVHPVSTGLTVTALARPEWLVEIDAIAVIPDERRDT
- a CDS encoding 4-hydroxyphenylacetate 3-hydroxylase; translated protein: MIRTGDEYRESIRDGRDVWVNGERVHDVTAHPMFKPIVDVRARIYDMQHEAPTRDVLTYVDDETGERNCIANRLPRTQQDWHDKRAAVDRVLDEAGGVVTRVGDETIGEMWSLYDGQDVLNEVDPRFSENIRRHIADAVTGDPFHVSANTDPKGDRSKRPQDQDPDMLLHVVRETDNGIVVRGAKYETAAAYANQAFAKPTIANWGDDELSDYAVGFVLDMSAPGLKYICRTGFAERAPAADYPLSNRVDEVDSLVVFDDVEIPWDDVLFYRHTKAATFIRATLHRYSALAFVQRNLRLADLMIGAALWNVKQTGLERQPAVQEKLSALACYREGINAHLTAAVALAEESPGGLLMPNQSLLYTGRVLACSELPAMMHLARELCGGQICITPDAASFAEPEISKWLDKYYSINDDWVAEDRRKLLAFARDLLNSDYAGHRLTFQLFAQSPPFAHLAAVYRNFDFDGPLDLVRHAANLSDRVTGAAR
- a CDS encoding amidohydrolase; its protein translation is MTSEREKQAAADAVRLNADSLVALSERLHANPETAWEEQRASGWVGDALADLGFEVTPRYLGLDTALHARLGDGPVRIGLVAEYDALPGLGHACGHNVIAASAVGAAAALASVADDAGLTVEVVGTPAEEGGGGKIELLDRGAFAGLDAALMVHPAPVDVARAEPFAVSHVAVGYTGKGAHAAAYPERGVNAADAFTVAQVAIGLLRQQLPPSVRVHGLVTRGGEAPNAIPERTTGRWYVRAETLDELAEVEPRVRACFEGGAVATGCLLEIDPESKPYAQFRTDESLLAAYVANATRLGRVFDDGGAAGRMNRASTDMGNVSQVVPAIHPYIGVGSLPALNHQREFAAACVGAAANRAIADGATALAWTAIDTSTDRRAATAG